The following are encoded in a window of Streptomyces sp. 11x1 genomic DNA:
- a CDS encoding ABC transporter ATP-binding protein, with protein sequence MTRPTVSAAGLTLSYRGTRAVDDVTLRFTEGVTGLLGPNGAGKTTLLRILATATPPDHGAFTVLGHDPSTVHGRQNARRTLGYLPQNPGFHPDFTAFEFIDYVAILKELTDRRARHTEARRVLDAVGLASERGKRIRRLSGGMRQRVALAAALVGDPGFLVLDEPTVGLDPEQRMRFRELIAEAGEGRTVLLSTHQTEDVAMLCHRVVVMDKGRVRFDGTAAELTAVADGRVWHSGQRQPGARAGWRTGTGEFRNVGDPPEGARLVEPTLEDGYLLTLGGDPVAEVTA encoded by the coding sequence ATGACACGACCCACGGTCTCGGCCGCCGGGCTGACCCTGAGCTATCGCGGTACGAGAGCGGTGGACGACGTGACGCTGCGGTTCACCGAAGGGGTGACGGGACTGCTCGGCCCGAACGGCGCGGGCAAGACGACGCTGCTGCGAATCCTGGCGACGGCGACGCCCCCCGACCACGGCGCGTTCACCGTCCTCGGGCACGATCCGAGCACGGTCCACGGACGGCAGAACGCGCGCAGGACCCTGGGCTACCTGCCGCAGAACCCAGGATTTCACCCGGACTTCACCGCCTTCGAGTTCATCGACTACGTGGCCATCCTCAAGGAACTGACCGACCGTCGCGCCCGGCACACCGAGGCTCGCCGGGTCCTGGACGCGGTCGGACTCGCGAGCGAGCGCGGCAAGCGGATACGGCGGCTCTCCGGCGGCATGCGACAGCGCGTCGCCCTCGCGGCGGCCCTGGTCGGCGACCCCGGCTTCCTCGTCCTGGACGAGCCCACGGTCGGCCTGGACCCCGAACAGCGCATGCGGTTCCGGGAGTTGATCGCGGAGGCCGGCGAGGGCCGGACGGTGCTGCTGTCCACCCACCAGACCGAGGACGTGGCGATGCTGTGCCACCGGGTGGTGGTGATGGACAAGGGCCGCGTCCGGTTCGACGGTACGGCCGCCGAGCTGACGGCGGTGGCGGACGGCCGGGTGTGGCACAGCGGGCAACGGCAGCCGGGCGCCAGAGCCGGATGGCGCACCGGGACGGGCGAGTTCCGCAACGTAGGGGATCCGCCCGAGGGCGCCCGGCTCGTCGAACCGACGCTGGAGGACGGCTATCTGCTGACGCTCGGCGGCGACCCGGTGGCGGAGGTGACGGCATGA
- a CDS encoding zf-HC2 domain-containing protein, whose protein sequence is MSWHADDEDLRGYARGTLAAPRLWSVETHLAACADCRAALSAHVPPAEISAGWARLEAALDAPRPGPVESSLIRLGVADHTARLLAATPVLRRSWLGAVVLTLLLAVGVGLAASPLMLLATAPLLPLAGVAVSFGPGLDPTYETAVVAPMHTFRLLMVRAVAVLATTTALSALASLALPSYGLAALGWLLPALALTATGVALTARLGPVLAPVLVGAGWTALVVLSRLLASGTPLPFTAQGQGAAAGIAVLASVLLVAARDRFDSGCAQGPSLRSLRRSRSL, encoded by the coding sequence ATGAGCTGGCACGCCGACGACGAGGACCTGCGGGGCTACGCCCGCGGAACGCTCGCGGCCCCCCGGCTGTGGTCCGTCGAGACGCACCTCGCGGCCTGCGCCGACTGCCGGGCCGCCCTCTCGGCCCACGTCCCGCCCGCCGAGATCAGCGCGGGCTGGGCCCGGCTGGAAGCCGCGCTGGACGCCCCGAGGCCCGGACCCGTCGAGTCGTCGCTGATCCGGCTGGGGGTGGCCGACCACACCGCGCGGCTGCTCGCCGCCACTCCGGTGCTGCGCCGCTCCTGGCTCGGCGCCGTGGTGCTCACGCTGCTGCTCGCGGTCGGCGTGGGCCTGGCCGCGTCACCGCTGATGCTCCTGGCCACGGCGCCGCTGCTGCCACTCGCGGGGGTCGCGGTCTCCTTCGGGCCGGGGCTCGACCCGACGTACGAGACGGCCGTGGTCGCGCCGATGCACACCTTCCGCCTGCTGATGGTGCGGGCGGTCGCCGTGCTGGCGACGACGACGGCGCTCAGCGCGCTGGCGAGTCTGGCCCTGCCGTCGTACGGCCTGGCGGCGCTCGGCTGGCTGCTGCCGGCGCTCGCGCTGACCGCGACGGGCGTCGCGCTGACCGCCCGGCTCGGCCCCGTCCTCGCGCCCGTGCTGGTCGGGGCCGGCTGGACCGCCCTGGTGGTGCTGAGCCGACTGCTGGCGTCCGGGACGCCGCTGCCCTTCACCGCGCAGGGCCAGGGCGCGGCGGCCGGTATCGCGGTGCTGGCGTCGGTGCTGCTGGTGGCGGCACGGGACCGCTTCGACAGCGGCTGCGCCCAGGGCCCTTCCCTCCGCTCCCTCCGACGTTCTCGATCCCTCTGA
- a CDS encoding RNA polymerase sigma factor: MSELKRGSPGDAELLRAVADGDRRAFEELYRRYAPWLVLRLRGRCADPVLVDDVVQETFLDVWRGAARYHREGDVAGWLWRIGSRRLVDALRGDGARSRLRQILARLRQRDEASAEEQVLARVQHGDLAGSLAGLSPELRAVLQATVIDGLTTREAAVLLGIPPGTVKTRAMRARKQLREGLT; the protein is encoded by the coding sequence GTGAGCGAATTGAAACGGGGGAGTCCGGGCGACGCCGAGCTGTTGCGGGCGGTCGCGGACGGGGATCGTCGCGCCTTCGAGGAGCTGTACCGCCGGTACGCGCCCTGGCTCGTGCTGCGGCTGCGCGGACGGTGCGCCGACCCGGTGCTGGTCGACGACGTCGTACAGGAGACGTTCCTCGACGTCTGGCGGGGAGCCGCCCGCTACCACCGTGAAGGCGACGTGGCCGGCTGGCTGTGGCGCATCGGGTCGCGGCGGCTGGTGGACGCGCTGCGGGGCGACGGGGCCCGGAGCCGACTGCGCCAGATACTCGCCCGGCTGCGGCAGCGTGATGAGGCGTCGGCCGAGGAACAGGTGCTGGCCCGGGTGCAGCACGGCGACCTCGCCGGCTCACTCGCAGGACTCTCCCCGGAACTGCGGGCGGTCCTCCAGGCCACCGTGATCGACGGCCTGACGACACGTGAGGCGGCGGTCCTGCTCGGCATTCCCCCGGGCACGGTCAAGACCCGGGCCATGCGCGCCCGGAAGCAACTGCGGGAGGGCCTCACATGA
- a CDS encoding substrate-binding domain-containing protein produces MRRRSSCLVGRPVVGLRRHRYLARRTDRLAHRTRGPACSRLPRRRRPPDHLRAAYRAAMTRHGPADLARIERSGYSEEGGYRGAMALLTSARPPTAIFAGADVAATGAFRAAAELDLRVPEDLSLAGYNNTSVAALAPVSVTSVDQAGTMMGETAARLLLERIEGRRDRAVVMASTPHLIPRGSSGPPRR; encoded by the coding sequence TTGCGACGCCGATCAAGCTGCCTCGTCGGCCGCCCGGTCGTCGGTCTTCGCCGCCACCGATATCTCGCTCGACGGACAGACCGGCTTGCTCATCGGACCCGAGGCCCGGCCTGCTCCCGCCTTCCGCGGCGCCGACGACCCCCAGACCACCTCCGGGCCGCGTACCGTGCGGCGATGACCCGGCACGGGCCGGCGGACCTGGCCCGGATCGAGCGCTCCGGCTACTCGGAGGAGGGCGGCTACCGGGGCGCGATGGCGCTGCTCACCTCCGCGCGCCCGCCCACGGCGATCTTCGCGGGCGCGGACGTCGCCGCGACGGGCGCCTTCCGGGCCGCCGCCGAGCTGGACCTGCGCGTCCCCGAGGACCTGTCGCTGGCCGGCTACAACAACACCTCGGTCGCCGCGCTGGCCCCGGTGAGCGTGACCAGCGTCGACCAGGCGGGCACGATGATGGGCGAGACCGCGGCCCGCCTGCTCCTGGAACGCATCGAGGGACGCCGCGACCGGGCCGTGGTCATGGCGTCCACCCCCCACCTGATACCACGCGGGAGCAGCGGTCCACCACGCCGCTGA
- a CDS encoding helix-turn-helix transcriptional regulator, with product MPIAVDIDVMLARRKMSVGELAERVGITPANLAVLKNGRAKAVRFTTLAALCEVLECQPGDLLRWESDHPAATGEPADTDGPRATDDRTETDGSTAGVRS from the coding sequence ATGCCGATCGCCGTCGACATCGACGTGATGCTGGCCAGGCGGAAGATGTCCGTGGGCGAACTCGCGGAACGCGTCGGCATCACCCCCGCGAACCTGGCGGTGCTCAAGAACGGCCGCGCCAAGGCCGTCCGCTTCACCACCCTCGCCGCGCTCTGCGAGGTACTCGAATGCCAGCCGGGAGATTTGCTCCGCTGGGAGAGCGACCACCCCGCGGCCACCGGCGAGCCCGCCGACACCGACGGTCCCAGGGCCACGGACGACCGCACGGAGACCGACGGCTCCACGGCCGGGGTGCGGTCATGA
- a CDS encoding DUF2975 domain-containing protein, which produces MGKLTVLALRAVIVGLFVGAVFVQAVMVPLLAADLKGLDADVAHIRTPTLVIVVLGVVTVQVVLVCVWRLVTMVRRDTVFSHAAFRYVHGVIGAMVAAALLVFALGVVLAPGEAVAPGVVLLLGGVGLAVLGMALIVLVLRMLLAQAVNRDIEATRMRAELAEVI; this is translated from the coding sequence ATGGGGAAGCTGACGGTGCTGGCGTTGCGGGCCGTGATCGTGGGGTTGTTCGTCGGTGCGGTGTTCGTGCAGGCGGTGATGGTGCCGTTGCTGGCCGCCGATCTGAAGGGGCTCGACGCGGACGTGGCGCACATCCGCACGCCGACGCTGGTGATCGTTGTCCTCGGCGTGGTGACCGTCCAGGTCGTCCTCGTCTGTGTGTGGCGGCTGGTGACGATGGTCCGGCGCGACACGGTCTTCTCCCACGCGGCCTTCCGGTACGTGCACGGAGTGATCGGCGCGATGGTGGCGGCGGCGCTCCTGGTGTTCGCACTCGGTGTGGTCCTGGCCCCGGGCGAGGCGGTGGCCCCAGGCGTCGTCCTGTTGCTCGGCGGTGTCGGCCTGGCGGTGCTGGGGATGGCGCTCATCGTCCTCGTCCTGCGCATGCTGCTCGCGCAGGCCGTGAACCGTGACATCGAGGCGACCCGGATGCGGGCCGAGCTGGCCGAGGTGATCTGA
- a CDS encoding transposase family protein: MSGLLPALPGTSRFRLPPASTALLRQGDGGGLSPPLEQRAPHGAHSGKHKAHGLLFLALTDEKGNLIWISAAKPGRSSEITTARHNKITEHLREAGLGALADLGFVGLDDKPDDDPVIITGRKATRNHKLTAAEKEANRLVSRERAANEHGFANLKNWRILTKLRTDTRQATTLLRALLVLANSEVQR; the protein is encoded by the coding sequence TTGTCGGGGCTGCTTCCCGCCCTCCCCGGCACCTCCCGGTTCAGGCTGCCCCCAGCTTCAACCGCCCTGCTGCGACAGGGCGATGGTGGCGGTCTTTCACCTCCACTCGAACAACGAGCGCCTCACGGCGCACACTCGGGCAAGCACAAGGCCCATGGCCTGCTGTTTCTCGCACTGACCGACGAGAAGGGCAACCTGATCTGGATCTCCGCAGCCAAGCCCGGCCGGTCCAGCGAGATCACCACCGCCCGCCACAACAAGATCACCGAACACCTGCGGGAAGCCGGCCTCGGCGCCCTGGCCGACCTCGGCTTCGTCGGCCTCGACGACAAACCCGACGACGACCCGGTGATCATCACCGGCCGCAAGGCCACCCGCAACCACAAGCTGACCGCCGCCGAGAAGGAAGCGAACCGCCTGGTCAGCCGCGAACGCGCCGCCAACGAACACGGCTTCGCGAACCTCAAGAACTGGCGGATCCTGACCAAGCTCCGCACCGACACCCGGCAGGCCACCACGCTCCTGCGGGCCCTGCTCGTCCTGGCGAACAGCGAAGTACAGCGCTGA
- the ltrA gene encoding group II intron reverse transcriptase/maturase → MPKDAPLNSGAPEAPLGSHQRVSGMQTKLHRWAAADHGRRFDDLFNLVCDPATLLVAFERVAGNQGARTPGVDGLTVVNVERELGLPGYLEDLQRVLKTGEFRPLPVRERKIPKPGGSGKVRKLGIPTVSDRVVQAALKLVFEPIFEADFLPVSYGFRPMRRAHDAIAEIHRYGTSGYRWVLDADIEACFDSIDHTALMDRVRARVKDKRVLRLVKAFLKAGVLTEGGGREETFTGTPQGGILSPLLANIALSALDEHVMEPWEPGGRMSTRGRRAHHRLHGRANWRIVRYADDFVVLVDGSRDDVACLREDIADVLHPLGLRLSPAKTRIVHMSDGFDFLGFHIQWRRKRGSNKWYVYTFIAKRPIRQLKDKIRALTNRTSQQDPGTVLKRINSILRGWVNYFKHAVCKTTLKALDQFVWRRVTSWWMVLHRWRWKDVRRRFTDHNGRWHKLSADGIELFPMVSIAVTRYRYRGNTIPSPWTLNHA, encoded by the coding sequence ATGCCGAAAGACGCACCACTGAACAGTGGTGCTCCCGAGGCCCCGTTGGGGTCTCACCAGCGAGTATCGGGGATGCAGACCAAGCTTCACCGTTGGGCGGCGGCTGACCATGGCCGCAGGTTCGACGATCTGTTCAACCTCGTATGCGACCCGGCGACGCTGCTCGTGGCGTTCGAACGGGTCGCGGGCAACCAGGGAGCCCGCACCCCGGGCGTCGACGGCCTCACAGTCGTCAACGTCGAGCGGGAACTCGGCCTCCCGGGCTACCTTGAGGACCTGCAACGCGTACTGAAGACGGGTGAATTCCGCCCGCTGCCGGTGCGCGAACGCAAGATCCCCAAGCCCGGCGGAAGCGGGAAGGTGCGCAAGCTCGGCATCCCGACCGTCTCCGACCGGGTGGTCCAGGCAGCCCTCAAGCTGGTGTTCGAGCCGATCTTCGAGGCCGACTTCCTGCCGGTCTCCTACGGTTTCCGGCCCATGCGGCGCGCACACGACGCGATCGCCGAGATCCACCGCTACGGCACCAGCGGCTATCGCTGGGTGCTGGATGCGGATATCGAGGCGTGCTTCGACTCCATCGACCACACGGCCCTGATGGACCGGGTGCGCGCGAGAGTCAAGGACAAGCGCGTGCTGCGGCTGGTCAAGGCGTTTCTCAAGGCCGGCGTCCTCACGGAGGGCGGCGGCCGCGAGGAGACCTTCACCGGCACCCCGCAGGGCGGCATCCTCTCCCCGCTGCTGGCGAACATTGCCCTGTCCGCGCTCGACGAGCACGTGATGGAGCCGTGGGAGCCGGGCGGGAGGATGTCCACCAGAGGCAGGCGGGCGCACCATCGTCTTCACGGCCGCGCGAACTGGCGCATCGTCCGCTACGCGGACGACTTCGTCGTCCTGGTCGACGGCAGCCGTGACGACGTCGCCTGCCTGCGCGAGGACATCGCCGACGTACTGCACCCTCTCGGGCTGAGGCTGTCACCGGCCAAGACTCGGATCGTGCACATGTCGGACGGGTTCGACTTCCTTGGGTTCCACATCCAGTGGCGCCGCAAGCGAGGATCGAACAAGTGGTACGTCTACACCTTCATCGCCAAGAGGCCCATCCGGCAGCTGAAGGACAAGATCCGTGCCCTGACGAACAGAACGTCGCAGCAGGACCCGGGGACCGTGCTGAAGAGGATCAACTCGATTCTGCGCGGCTGGGTCAACTACTTCAAGCACGCGGTATGCAAGACCACGCTGAAAGCCCTGGACCAGTTCGTATGGCGACGGGTGACCAGCTGGTGGATGGTGCTGCATCGCTGGAGGTGGAAGGACGTCCGTCGGCGCTTCACCGACCACAACGGCCGGTGGCACAAGCTCTCGGCGGACGGGATCGAACTGTTCCCCATGGTCTCGATTGCGGTCACCCGCTACCGATACCGGGGCAACACGATCCCCAGCCCCTGGACACTCAACCACGCTTGA